A window of the Helianthus annuus cultivar XRQ/B chromosome 4, HanXRQr2.0-SUNRISE, whole genome shotgun sequence genome harbors these coding sequences:
- the LOC110933942 gene encoding uncharacterized protein LOC110933942: MNPFNPNNPNPNNPNPNNPNPNQPNFFSSPAYTPTMDPSWGASQFPFSGFQQTPNAFSQMSQLQQVQQYQALQQIMQRNTFEQLQSQSQPPVQLEDDDEEVVPESPPQELTRKKKKGKGKMVEPETAQKPRAKGRQWTKVEEEALAMAYTKASNCPIVGNNQTGSSFWKKATRLWSMGRLVMSNPSRASGVK, encoded by the exons atgaatccattcaacccaaacaaccccaacccgaaCAACCCCAACCCGAATAATCCCAATCCGAACCAACCTAATTTTTTTTCTAGTCCCGCTTACACTCCGACTATGGATCCTTCGTGGGGGGCTTCGCAATTTCcgttttcgggtttccaacaaaCACCCAACGCCTTCTCACAAATGTCTCAACTACAACAAGTTCAACAATATCAAGCGCTCCAACAAATCATGCAACGCAACACGTTTGAACAACTACAATCCCAATCGCAACCCCCGGTTCaacttgaagatgatgatgaagaagtcgtCCCCGAATCACCACCGCAAGAGCTCACGCGCAAaaaaaagaaagggaagggaAAGATGGTTGAACCCGAAACCGCGCAAAAACCGAGAGCAAAGGGGAGGCAATGGACGAAAGTAGAAGAGGAGGCGCTAGCTATGGCGTATACTAAGGCCTCTAATTGCCCGATAGtcg gaaacaaccaaaCGGGTAGTAGTTTTTGGAAGAAGGCAACGCGATTATGGAGCATGGGGAGGCTCGTGATGTCGAATCCGTCTCGGGCAAGTGGCGTAAAATGA
- the LOC110933944 gene encoding uncharacterized protein LOC110933944 yields MEPNHLWVKVIKAIHHSNRKIVSIPVKKTLTGVWKNIGEIGKEFMKYNVDVTKSLKSKVGLGDKTMFWVETWLGNEPLLVQFPGLYQLALNKKALVKDCYRVNNVGKIWDWGWVRAPNCETEIQEMNALNTMLQQQSISLKEDEWFWKNSEQEGFTVRGVRQSLASQINLNEQANEFVWNRWATAKSVMFVWRAVDGRIPTATALRERGMVLTDYNCKLCGAAEETVSHLLLQCSFAKEIWEKIVSWVKIPMFTAGNLRELMQELQFLQRSRYIKKAIHTIATQTIWSIWKIRNEKIFRGKSGAIQTTIEEIKEATFQGVKLRSKFKRISRQEWWDFNVILS; encoded by the coding sequence ATGGAGCCGAATCATCTATGGGTGAAAGTAATAAAAGCTATACATCATAGTAATAGGAAAATAGTATCCATACCGGTAAAAAAGACTTTAACGGGTGTGTGGAAAAACATTGGGGAAATTGGGAAAGAATTCATGAAATACAATGTTGATGTCACGAAAAGTCTGAAGAGTAAAGTCGGGTTGGGAGATAAAACAATGTTTTGGGTCGAAACATGGTTAGGAAATGAACCACTGCTGGTTCAATTCCCGGGTCTTTATCAATTGGCACTGAACAAGAAAGCACTAGTAAAGGATTGCTATCGGGTAAATAACGTGGGAAAGATTTGGGACTGGGGTTGGGTGAGGGCACCGAATTGTGAAACAGAAATTCAAGAGATGAACGCCTTGAATACAATGTTGCAACAGCAATCAATATCACTGAAAGAAGACGAATGGTTCTGGAAGAATAGCGAGCAGGAAGGTTTTACTGTAAGAGGTGTGAGACAATCTTTAGCTTCACAGATTAATCTAAACGAGCAGGCAAATGAATTTGTGTGGAACAGATGGGCAACTGCCAAAAGTGTGATGTTCGTATGGCGGGCAGTAGACGGAAGAATACCAACCGCAACGGCATTAAGGGAAAGAGGCATGGTTCTAACCGATTACAACTGCAAGTTAtgtggagctgctgaagaaactGTATCTCATTTGTTATTGCAGTGCAGTTTTGCAAAAGAAATATGGGAGAAGATTGTATCTTGGGTTAAAATACCCATGTTCACGGCGGGTAATTTAAGAGAATTAATGCAGGAGCTGCAGTTTTTACAAAGAAGTCGGTATATAAAAAAGGCCATACACACCATCGCAACGCAAACTATATGGAGTATATGGAAAATTAGAAATGAAAAGATCTTTAGAGGCAAATCGGGCGCGATCCAAACGACAATAGAAGAAATCAAGGAAGCAACTTTCCAAGGGGTGAAGTTGAGATCAAAATTCAAGAGGATTAGTAGGCAAGAGTGGTGGGATTTTAATGTAATATTAAGTTGA